ACCACTCTTAGTTAAAGTATAACGAGAAGGACGCAATCCGTTTCTGTCTAGTAAAGCTCCAATTACGTTTCCATCTGTAAACGGAATAGAAGCAGGGCCATCCCAAGGTTCCATGATACAGGCATTGTACTCATAGAAAGCCCTTTTCTCAGGAGACATAGTTTGGTGTTTTTCCCAAGCTTCAGGAACTACCATCATCATTGCCTCTGGAAGCGAACGGCCAGTCATTAATAAAAGTTCAACCACCATATCCATAGAAGCAGAATCTGATTTTCCTTCTAAGATAATTGGGAATAATTTTTTGATATCATCGCCAAAAACTTTGCTCTGCATAAGCTCTTCACGAGCACGCATACGGCTTACGTTTCCACGAAGTGTATTGATCTCACCATTATGACACATGTATCTAAACGGCTGAGCTAAGTCCCAAGATGGGAATGTATTGGTAGAGAAACGTTGGTGTACAAGTGCTAAACGCGTCACCAAGTCTGGATCTTTCAAATCTATATAATAACGGCTGATGTCTTCCGGCATCAATAGACCTTTATATATTATAGTAGTTGTCGATAAACTAGTAAAATAAAACATGTGGCTTTCAGAGGTTTTAGATCCTCTTACGGCATGTTCAGCAATTTTTCTAGCTGCAAAAAGTTTTGCATTAAATTCTTGTTCAGTTAAATCTTGTCCGTTTTTAGAAACGAAAACTTGTTTAATTGTTGGTTCTTTTTCTGCGGCAATTTCACCTAAATTTTCAACGTCAACTGGCACATCTCTCCAACCTAAAACTTTTAAGTTTTGGTCTTTAATAGTTGCCTCAAATGCATTAATACAAAAAGAAACCTGGTTTTTGCTTTTTGGTAAAAAAACCATTCCTACTGCATACTCACGCGCTTCTGGGATTTCAAAGTCACATACTTTCTTAAAAAAATCATGAGGAATGTCGAATAAAATTCCGGCCCCGTCACCAGTTCTTCCATCAGAACTAACGGCACCACGATGTTCCAATTTAATTAAGATGTCTAATGCTTTGTGAATAATATCATTTGACTTAATACCATTCAAATTACAAATAAATCCTGCACCACAATTGTCGTGTTCAAATTCAGGCAGATAAAGCCCTTGTTCTTTAACTCTCATTCTTGATATTTTTTCTACAAAAATAAAGATTTCGTTAAACATAATGTAGTGAAATTATATATTCGCTTTCATTTTTATAGTAATATTAGAAAAAGGGTTCTTAAATAATAATATTATTAAAGAAAGCATTGCGAATTATCAAAATCATAATTAAGGATAAAATATATTAAGAAAAATCGTCGGTTAGGTCTTGAATCCAGTGAATTTTTTGTTAAATATCAAACGTTTTGCGCAGTTTGTGTTAACATTAACAAATTATTCCGTTAACGATTTGTTTGCTTTGAAAAAATCTCAACGCTCAATACCTACATATAACATTTATTTAATTGAAAAAGATTTTCCTATTAAGTTGTTATTTGTTACTTTTGTCGCACTTTTATTCTGAAATAAATTCAGAACCAGACAAATTCTATATTATGAACATACACGAATATCAAGGAAAAGAAATTTTAGCGAGTTACGGAGTACGCGTACAACGCGGAATTGTGGCTAACAATGCGGTTGAAGCTGTAGCTGCTGCAAAACAATTAACTGCCGAAACTGGTACAGGATGGCATGTAATAAAAGCACAAATTCACGCAGGTGGTCGTGGAAAAGGTGGTGGAGTTAAGCTGGCAAAAAACTTACAACAAGTTGAAGAGTTAGCAGAACAAATCATCGGAATGCAATTGATTACGCCTCAGACTCCGCCAGAAGGTAAAAAAGTAAACAAAATTTTAGTAGCTGAAGATGTTTACTATCCTGGAGAAAGCGAAACTTCTGAATTTTATGTTTCTGTTTTATTGAATAGAGGTACAGGACGCAACATGATCATGTATTCTACTGAAGGAGGAATGGATATCGAAGAAGTTGCTGAGCACACTCCACACTTAATCTTTACTGAAGAAGTTGATCCTTCTGTAGGATTACAAGGTTTCCAAGCAAGAAGAATTGCTTTCAATTTAGGTCTTTCTGGAAATGCTTTCAAAGAAATGGTGAAATTCATCGATGCACTTTACAATGCTTACATTGGTTCTGATGCTTCTATGTTTGAAATCAACCCAGTTTTAAAAACATCTGATAACAAAATCTTAGCTGTTGATGCTAAAGTTAACATCGACGATAACGCTTTATACAGACAACCTAAATATGCTGAAATGAGAGATATCCGTGAGGAGAATCCAATCGAAGTTGAAGCTAAAGAAGTTGGTCTAAACTATGTTGACCTTGACGGTACTGTAGGATGTATGGTAAACGGAGCTGGTCTTGCAATGGCAACTATGGATTTAATTAAATATGCTGGTTTTGAGCCTGCTAACTTCCTTGACGTAGGAGGAACTGCTGACGCAAAACGTGTTGAGACAGCTTTCAGAATTATCTTGAAAGATCCAAACGTAAAAGCTATTTTGATTAACATCTTCGGAGGTATCGTTCGTTGTGACCGTGTTGCTCAAGGTGTTGTTGACGCTTACAAAAACATGGGTGACGCTATTAAAGTGCCAATTATTGTTCGTTTGCAAGGAACAAATGCTGAAATTGCAAAAGAATTAATTGACAATTCTGGTATGCCAATCTTATCTGCAGTTCAATTTCAAGAAGCTGCTGACCAAGTTAAAGCTGCTCTTTCTTAATTAGAAATAAGAAATCAATTTATATTAGAAAATCCATTCCGAGAGGAATGGATTTTTTTTGTTTAACCGCAAAGCACGCAAGGATTTTTACCAAGTATTGTGAGTACAAATGCAAAGTTCGCAAAGCTAAATCAATAAAATTTTGCGAATTCTATTTAAATATAGCCCGTGGTTTCAACCACGGGAACGTTATGTAATGTGTAGATTGTAATATGCATTGTGTCCCGTGGTTGAAACCACTGGCTATATTGAAAAATGGATTACTTGTTATAGTGCAAAGCCATATGTTGAAAATAGCCACGAATTCACAAATTTTATTTTTGATAATCTTTGAAAATAAAATTTGTGAATTCGTGGCAAAAAAACTTTGTGAACTTTGCGTAATCCTTTGCGTGCTTTGCGATTAAAAAAAAATTATTTCAAAACAGTTGCCAAATCTACAATTTCGAATGTAGGATCATGTTCTATAAAGCCTCTAATAATCGCAGCATGACCAGCGCCAACTAAAATCATTATTTTATTATCTGTGCTTTCCGTCAATTTCTGAATTAAAGAATACATATATAAATTTCTTTTGTACCAATTTGAAACTAAAGATGGCCCTGAGAAATCATCTGGATTTCCTGCTCTGTTTGCTATTTCCAAATACCATTGAAGATTTTCATTTTCGGCTTGTTTTGTATTGTAATACAACATCATTTCCTGTAACGAGCTTTTTCTAATTCTTTCGTTATGTTGTTTTTCAAAATTTTGAGTCATCAATTTATTTTTCTCCATTAAGTCCTTTTGGTTTGCTTTTTCCATTGCCATCATTAAACTATCATACGGAAAAGAAGTATAAAGATTCATCCCATATAATTTTTTATGATTCAGTTTCTTAGCAGTGCGAAGTGCTAGTTGTGTTATTTCGTTTTTGTTGGTTTTAAAAAGACTATCGGTGTTTTTGTTGTACAACTTATCTAAATCGGATTGTTTACTAAATTCCCATTCTACAAATATTTTATCAGGCCCAAATTTTTTGATTTTGTCACTCATTGTTTCGAGTTCTTTTTGACTTTTTTCAGACATGATATTGAAATTATTTAGCTGAGCAACATCAAGACCTGGATTTGCATAATGAAAAGTTCCAACCAATAAGATCTGTTTTTTCTTGGTTTGAGCAGAAGTTAAGTTTAATGTAATAATTGCTAGTAATAAAATGATTTTTTGCATGATGTTTTGTTTTAAATTCATGGCAAATGTATCAGCAGATTTTAAGCTTTATTTTCATTTTTGATGAATACTGAATTTCATTTGACTAACTATCAAAATATGGCTTTCAAAATGTTTGTGTAACGTTTTGAGATGTTCATCATTAAAAAAATGAGGTTTCATATAAATACCATTTTCTTTTAAAGTCATAATCGTATTTTTGATCTTACAATTGATTTATATGAAACTTAAAATACCTTTTTACTACCATATTATTCTTTTCCTCGGATTGTTTTTGACCTATTGTCTTTGGGATTACGGAATAAATAACCGAATTGCAATGATACAGCAGACTGAGCTTTATTTATGGGTCATGTCTACCTTTATGTTATCTGTTTTTGTAGTTTATATATTGAACTTCTATACCGTTTGTGATTGGTTTCTGAATAAAAAGAAAATCCACTTTTACTTTTTAAGTATTCCAGTTTCTTTGCTGATTTTTGCAGGTGTGAGATATTTTTTGCAGGAAATAATTATGTTCAAAATTACTGGAGAGCATAATTATTTTGAAGAAACCAGAGAAATAACCTATTATATAAAAGATAATTTTTTTTATGGATTGCCAGCTATCATTCTTAGTGCCTTAAGTTATTTATTCTGGCAATCTCAATACTCTCAGAAACAAAATCAGGAATTGCTTTTGGAGAATAAAAAAGCAGAATTTCAAATGTTGAAAGCACAGGTAAGTCCGCATTTTTTATTTAATACGCTGAATTCGTTTTACAGTCAGTTGGTTTTAAAAGAAGATGAAATGGCGGATGATATTTTGGTGCTTTCTGATTTGCTTCGATATGTAATTACCGAAACGGACAAAGATGAAGCGGTACTTTCAAAAGAAATTCAGTTTATTCAGAACTATATTCATTTACAGAAAAAACGTTTTGAAGATCAGTTGTATCTGGATTTTTCTGTTGAAGGAGAATATTCAAATGAAAGAATACTTTCTTCGGCTTTAATTCATTTTGTGGAGAATGTTTTTAAACATGGAAAATTTAATAATAAAGAAGAAAAAGCTATTATTTCAATTCGAATAAAAGATGATTTTCTAGAAATCTCAACTTTCAATTAT
This portion of the Flavobacterium panacagri genome encodes:
- the sucC gene encoding ADP-forming succinate--CoA ligase subunit beta, with product MNIHEYQGKEILASYGVRVQRGIVANNAVEAVAAAKQLTAETGTGWHVIKAQIHAGGRGKGGGVKLAKNLQQVEELAEQIIGMQLITPQTPPEGKKVNKILVAEDVYYPGESETSEFYVSVLLNRGTGRNMIMYSTEGGMDIEEVAEHTPHLIFTEEVDPSVGLQGFQARRIAFNLGLSGNAFKEMVKFIDALYNAYIGSDASMFEINPVLKTSDNKILAVDAKVNIDDNALYRQPKYAEMRDIREENPIEVEAKEVGLNYVDLDGTVGCMVNGAGLAMATMDLIKYAGFEPANFLDVGGTADAKRVETAFRIILKDPNVKAILINIFGGIVRCDRVAQGVVDAYKNMGDAIKVPIIVRLQGTNAEIAKELIDNSGMPILSAVQFQEAADQVKAALS
- a CDS encoding DUF5694 domain-containing protein translates to MQKIILLLAIITLNLTSAQTKKKQILLVGTFHYANPGLDVAQLNNFNIMSEKSQKELETMSDKIKKFGPDKIFVEWEFSKQSDLDKLYNKNTDSLFKTNKNEITQLALRTAKKLNHKKLYGMNLYTSFPYDSLMMAMEKANQKDLMEKNKLMTQNFEKQHNERIRKSSLQEMMLYYNTKQAENENLQWYLEIANRAGNPDDFSGPSLVSNWYKRNLYMYSLIQKLTESTDNKIMILVGAGHAAIIRGFIEHDPTFEIVDLATVLK
- a CDS encoding sensor histidine kinase; translated protein: MKLKIPFYYHIILFLGLFLTYCLWDYGINNRIAMIQQTELYLWVMSTFMLSVFVVYILNFYTVCDWFLNKKKIHFYFLSIPVSLLIFAGVRYFLQEIIMFKITGEHNYFEETREITYYIKDNFFYGLPAIILSALSYLFWQSQYSQKQNQELLLENKKAEFQMLKAQVSPHFLFNTLNSFYSQLVLKEDEMADDILVLSDLLRYVITETDKDEAVLSKEIQFIQNYIHLQKKRFEDQLYLDFSVEGEYSNERILSSALIHFVENVFKHGKFNNKEEKAIISIRIKDDFLEISTFNYFIEGENYSSTGIGFDNLTKRLEYMYKDQFILEKTEENNTFKTYLKIPLKK